DNA sequence from the Candidatus Falkowbacteria bacterium genome:
CACTTTTTCAGAGATAATGCGCAATGCTTTCGGGCAAGACCTGATGGCTAAAGTCATCGCCAATGACGCGAAGAACGATGATCACGAAATCGTGGTCGTCGAAGGCATCCGCCGCATGCCGGACATCGCCCACTTGAAAGAGATCCCCGACTTCAAGCTGATCCGCCTTGTCGCCGAACCGCGAACGAGATGGGAACGCCTGACCAAGCGCAACGAAAACGCAGATGATTCCAGCAAGACTTATGAACAGTTCCAGGCCGACCATCAGTTGCCGACCGAACTGACCATTCCCGAAGTAATGAGCCATGCCGACCTGGAAATAGACAACAACGGCGACCTGGCAGCGCTTTACCGCCAGCTGGACCAGCTAATCGCCAAGTGACCGATTAACAATCTAACAAGGAGGAGTGCACGACCCGACTGCCTGGCAGATCGGGATTTGCACTCCTTTGTTTTCTTTAAGAGCACCATACCTATGCAACAACCAATCGACCAGAACTACAGCGGCAAGCTGATCGTCATCGACGGCACTGACGGCTCGGGCAAGGCGACCCAGGCCCAGCTTTTGACTGAACGCCTGAAACGCCTCGGCTACGAAGTCGCCCTGGTCGATTTTCCGCAATACGGCAAGAAATCAGCCGGACTGGTCGAAGAGTACCTCAACGGCAAATACGGCACCGCCGACGAAGTCGGTCCCTACCGCGCCTCGATTTTCTACGCCGCCGACCGCTACGATGCCAGCTTCCAGATCCGCAAATGGCTCGAAGAAGGCAAAGTCGTCATAACCAACCGCTACGTCACGGCCAATATGGGGCACCAAGGCGGCAAGATCAGCGATCCGGTCGAGCGTCAGAAATACTTCAATTGGCTCTACCAGCTAGAGTATGAGCAGTTCGGCATCCCCAAGCCGGACCTGAACCTGATTCTCCATGTCGACGCGGCTGTCGCGCAGCAGCTTGTCGATCAGAAGGGACACCGCGACTACGTCGGCGGCCAGAAGCGCGACATCCACGAAGCCGACCTCGAGCATCTGCGCAACGCAGAAAAAGTCTACTTGGAAATTGCCCAAAGCTTCCCTGGCTTCCAGCTGGTCGAGTGCAGCCCGCACGGCGCCATCCTTGACCGCGAGGCGGTCAACTGGCTGGTCTGGCAAGCGATAGCCCCGTTGCTCGGCCGCCAAGTCGTCAATCCTGCCAGCCCTGAAACTGCCAATCAGCCGCTATCTTTAAAAATAGAAAGACTGTCGTCCAGCGCCAAACTGCCTAGCCGTAGCTACACTGGCGACGCCGGCCTCGACCTGTTTTCCGACCAGGCGCATGACTTGATGCCCGGAGAAAAAAAGGTCATTGAGACCGGCATCAGGCTAGCATTGCCTCGCGGCTATGCCGGACTGGTCTGGGACAAAAGCGGCATCGCGACCCAAGGCATCCACACTTTGGCCGGGGTCATCGATGAGAATTTCCGCGGCCCGCTAGCTGTCGTCTTGATCAATCTCAGCCAAGCCCCTTACCGCATTGAAGCCGGACAGAAAATCGCCCAGCTCCTGATCCAGAAAGTCGAGGCACCGGTAGTCATCGAGGAGCGGCTGATGGACAAGACCGAAAGGGTCGAAGGCCGATTCGGATCCAGCGGCTTATTTTAAAAGACGGTCCATAAAATAATAATTTCAAATATCCACATGAATACCCAACCACGCATCTATGCGCTGAAAAACTTGCCGCCGGAAGTCGTGGCCGTGACCTTCGCCAAGTGTTCCCGCTCGGCTGAACCTTTCGACCAGATTGCGGCCGAACTCAATGAGAA
Encoded proteins:
- a CDS encoding AAA family ATPase, which codes for MSQKIIIGFTGLIASGKGTAAKYLEEKYGASTYRFSTMLRDGLDRFYIPQTRDNIVTFSEIMRNAFGQDLMAKVIANDAKNDDHEIVVVEGIRRMPDIAHLKEIPDFKLIRLVAEPRTRWERLTKRNENADDSSKTYEQFQADHQLPTELTIPEVMSHADLEIDNNGDLAALYRQLDQLIAK
- the dut gene encoding dUTP diphosphatase encodes the protein MQQPIDQNYSGKLIVIDGTDGSGKATQAQLLTERLKRLGYEVALVDFPQYGKKSAGLVEEYLNGKYGTADEVGPYRASIFYAADRYDASFQIRKWLEEGKVVITNRYVTANMGHQGGKISDPVERQKYFNWLYQLEYEQFGIPKPDLNLILHVDAAVAQQLVDQKGHRDYVGGQKRDIHEADLEHLRNAEKVYLEIAQSFPGFQLVECSPHGAILDREAVNWLVWQAIAPLLGRQVVNPASPETANQPLSLKIERLSSSAKLPSRSYTGDAGLDLFSDQAHDLMPGEKKVIETGIRLALPRGYAGLVWDKSGIATQGIHTLAGVIDENFRGPLAVVLINLSQAPYRIEAGQKIAQLLIQKVEAPVVIEERLMDKTERVEGRFGSSGLF